TCCCCCAAATCGGTGCCAAGCCGATTCCCTCAGGAGAAAACTGGATGAGCATAGTTCGGACAGCATTACCTTTGGTTCTGCTAACCAGTGTGTTGACTGGTTGCGCAGGTTTGCAAAAAACCGATTGGCCGACCTGCGCCGCCGTCGGGGGTGTCGGCGGGGCCGCGTTGGGCGCGATTGAAAGCTCGTCGTGGGCCGGCTACGGCGCCTTGCTCGGCGCGGGTGTCGCGGCCGGTTATTGCTGGGTGCATGGTGACGGCGACGAAGACGGCGATGGCGTGCCGGACAGCCGCGACAAATGCCCGGGCACGCCCAAGGGCGTGCAGGTCGATGCCAACGGTTGCCCGCCGACGCCTGTGGCCGCGGTCGAGGAAGTGGTGGTGGTCAAGGAAGAGACCATTGTCATCCGTGACGTGCACTTCGAGTTCGACTCGGCCAGGCTCACCGCAGCCGACAAGGCCAAGCTCGACACCATCGCCACCCGCTTGAAACAGGAGGCCCCAAGTGCGCAACTGCGGGTGACCGGCTACACCGACAGCGTCGGCAGCGATGCCTATAACCAGCGCCTTTCGGAAAAACGCGCGCATTCGGTGACCGAGTACCTGATCGGCGCGGGTGTGCCACGGGGCAGTTTCGTCTCGGTGGCGGGCGGCGGCGAAAGCCATCCGGTGGCGGACAACAAGACGGCCGATGGTCGTGCGCTGAACCGCCGTACGGAAATCAAAATCAACCGCTGACCACTCGGCGCACATGCCCGCCATGAGCGGCTTGTGCAGCCGCCCATGGCGGTCTTTACTCCTGTGTTACCGGTATGGGCCGGTGACACAGGAGCATTCATGATGAGTCTTCTCTCGCGAGCCGCCTTGCCGGTTCTACTGCTTGGCAGCCTGCTCACAGGTTGCGCGACCCACAGTGACGGTACCGCCCCCCTCAACCAGCGTACGTGGCCCATCTGCAGCCTGATCGGCGGCCTGGTGGGCGGCGGCCTGGGCGCCATCGAAAGTGGCGGCTGGGCCGGCGGCGGCGCGGCACTTGGCTTGGTGACCGGTGGCTTGATCTGCTACGCCCAGGATGGCGACCAGGACGACGACGGCGTGTTCGACCGCCGCGACCGCTGCCCGGATACCCCGGCCAATACGCCGGTCGACAACCGCGGCTGCCCGTTGCCGCAATACCCGGCCGCGCCACCACCGGCCGTCGAGCCGGCGCCGCAGTCCGAGGTGATTACCCTCAGCGACCAGGGCGACGTGCTGTTCGCCTTCGACTCGGCGGAACTGACCCCGCAAGCCCGTGAGCAGTTGCAAGGCTTGCTGGCCAAGCTCCAGGGGGCCGATGTGGTGAGTATCCAGGTCGTCGGCCATACCGACAGCCAGGGAACGGACGCCTATAACCAGAAGCTGTCCGAGCGCCGCGCCAGCAGCGTCGCGGCCTTCCTGCTGAGCCAGGGACTGGCGCCGAACAAGCTGACCAGCCAGGGCAAGGGCGAGAGCGAACCGGTCGCCGACAATGCCACCGAAGAAGGGCGGGCGCAGAATCGCCGGGTGGAGTTGCACCTCCAGCGTTGATAACGGGGCGGGCGGCGGGAGAATTTTCGCCGCCCTCTGGCTTATCCCGCGTTGAAATCGTTACTGTGCGCGCAAAGAAAAATTCGCAAAGGGGGGCATATGAAGGTGTTTTGGGGGCTGGGCAAGGTCTTGACGCTGTTGTTCTGGTTGGTGGTGCTGGTCAATCTGCTGCATCCGCTGGTCCATCCGATTCAGTTGCTGGTCAACCTGACGGGTGGCCTGTTGCTGGCGCTCCACCTGCTGGAGGTACTGCTCTTCAATAGCAGCCTCAAGGGTCGCGCCCATCCGTGGCGGGATCGCCTGCAGATCCTGCTGACCGGCATTTTCCACCTGCAGACCTTCAAGGCGCCCGCGCCCGTGGAGGCCAGCCATGCGTAAGCTGTGCCTGCTCGCTGCGCTGTGCAGCCCCCTGGTCCAGGCCCAGGTGGTGACGGTCGAGACCCATTCCCTGATGCGCTTGCCCAATACCACCAGCAGCCTGCAACTGGAGCGCCTGGAGGTGGCCGACTACGGCACCTTGCTGGTGCCGTCGAATGTCACCGAACTCAAGGTCAGCGAACTGCGCCTGGGGCGCGAGGCGCGGATTGCCATCGTTCCTGGTGGGCAGAGCCTGCAGATGAATGTGGACCGCGCCGAGCTGGAGGCCGGTAGCCAGATCACTTCCCGCGGGGCTCCCGGAACGTACGAGAAACCGGCCAAGCCCGGGCGCGACCTGACGCTGCGTATCGTCTCGCTGCAGGCGGGGGAGCTATCGCTGGATGCGCGCGGCGGCACCGGTGCGCCGGGTTACGTCGGCCTCGACGGCGCCAACGGCAAGGAGCCGGGTTGCACCTGGGGCCAGGCCGGGCGTGGCGCCAATGGCGACAACGGTGGCGATGGCCAGCCGGGTGCGGCGGGCGCCCAGGTCCGCCTGGAGTTGCCACGGGATTATCCGGCCGAGCAGATCAAGGTCCAGGTCGATGGCGGGGCTGGCGGCCAGGCCGGTGCGGGCGGCAAACCCGGCGCCGGGGGCAAGTCCAAGGGCTGCTTCGTCTATCGGGCCGACGGCGGCAAGAGTGGCCGTCCCGGCACCGAAGGCCAGGCCGGGCCGGTCGGCCCTGCGGGTTCGGTAACGGTACAGCGCCTGTAAATTCCCACTATCGGTCGCCGGTTCCGGCGCCATCGCGGGCAAGTCGAATCGCCGCCCGCGATGCTTTTTACCGGCGTCCGCCTCAGAACATCGGCCTGGCTGCCGCCACGGCTACCAGTACCAGGCCGATGATCAGATTGATCCCCACCAACTTCCGAATATTGCCCAGGGTCGTCGCCCCGGTCGGCCAGTCCTCGTCCGCCACCGCCTGGCGCAGCGTCGGCAGTTGCAACGACTGGATACGGATAAACAGGGCGGTCATCACCACATACAGGCCCATCATCACCTGCACATAACGCGGGGCGGTCTCGAACCCGCTGAAGCGCAAGTGGAGCAGGCCGATACCGCTGATCGGCAGCAGCACCACCGCGACCCAGACCCAGACGAAAAACCGCGGGAACACAGCGGCCCACAGCTTCAAGCGCGCCGGCCCCTCGAGGGCCGCCACCGCTGCCGGGCGCAGCACCATCCAGGCGAAAAACATGCCGCCGACCCAGACCAGGGCGGCCAGGACATGCAGGGCGTAAGCAAGGGCAAAGGCGGTCATTCGGGTACTCCGTTCTGCGCAGGATGAATTAGCGGGGTATGATAGCGGCCGATCCGAACCACTGAAAATTTATCCAGCGTTTCTCGCGCCCCGAAGAACCATGATCAGCAACGAACTCAAAACCACGATCCAGGGCGCCTACTCGCGTTTTCTCGAAGCCAAGAGCCTGAAGCCGCGATATGGCCAGCGCCTGATGATCGCCGAAGTGGCCAAGGTCCTGGGCGACGTCGACACCGATGACGAAGGCCGGCGCTCCGGCGACCCGGCCGTGGTGGCCGTGGAAGCCGGCACCGGTACCGGCAAGACCGTGGCCTACAGCCTGGCGGCGATTCCCACCGCCAAGGCCGCCGGCAAGCGCCTGGTGATCGCCACCGCCACCGTCGCCCTGCAGGAGCAGATCGTCTACAAGGACCTGCCCGACCTGATGCGCAACAGCGGGCTGAACTTCAGTTTTGCCCTGGCCAAGGGGCGCGGGCGCTATATGTGCCTGTCCAAGCTCGACATGCTGCTCCAGGAAGGCCACGCGCAGACCGCCACGGCCCAGCTGTTCGAAGAGGAAGGCTTCAAGATCGAGGTCGACGAGGCCAGCCAGAAGCTGTTCACCAGCATGATCGAGAAGCTCGCCGGCAATAAATGGGACGGCGACCGCGACAGCTGGCCCACCGCCCTGGAAGACGCCGACTGGGCGCGCCTGACCACCGACCACAGCCAGTGCACCAATCGCCATTGCCCGAACTTCGGCCAGTGCGCCTTCTACAAGGCCCGCGAAGGCATGGGCAAGGTCGACGTGATCGTCACCAACCACGACATGGTCCTGGCCGACCTGGCCCTCGGCGGCGGCGCCGTGCTGCCGGACCCGCGCGATACCCTGTATGTGTTCGACGAAGGGCACCACCTGCCGGACAAGGCCATCGGCCACTTCGCCCATTACACCCGCCTGCGTTCCACCGCCGACTGGCTGGAGCAGACCGCCAAGAACCTCACCAAGCTGCTGGCCCAGCATCCGTTGCCGGGCGACCTGGGCAAGCTGATCGAGCAGGTGCCGGAGCTGGCGCGGGAGATCAAGACCCAGCAGCAGTTCATGTTCTCCATGTGCGAGCAGATCGCCGACTTCAAGACCGGCGAAGACATGGAAGGCCGCGAGCGGCCGCGCCATCGTTTCGTCGGCGGGCTGATTCCCGACCACGTGCGGGAAACCGGGATCGAGCTGAAGAAGGGCTTCTCGCGGCTGACCGACCTGTTCACCCGCCTGACCGACCTGCTCAAGGAAGGGATGGACGGCGAGGTCAATATCGGCATCGCCAGCAACCAGGCCGAAGAGTGGTACCCGCTGTTCGGCAGCCTGTTGTCCCGTGCCTCGGGCAACTGGGAGCTGTGGACCGCCTT
This portion of the Pseudomonas sp. MRSN 12121 genome encodes:
- the dinG gene encoding ATP-dependent DNA helicase DinG, producing the protein MISNELKTTIQGAYSRFLEAKSLKPRYGQRLMIAEVAKVLGDVDTDDEGRRSGDPAVVAVEAGTGTGKTVAYSLAAIPTAKAAGKRLVIATATVALQEQIVYKDLPDLMRNSGLNFSFALAKGRGRYMCLSKLDMLLQEGHAQTATAQLFEEEGFKIEVDEASQKLFTSMIEKLAGNKWDGDRDSWPTALEDADWARLTTDHSQCTNRHCPNFGQCAFYKAREGMGKVDVIVTNHDMVLADLALGGGAVLPDPRDTLYVFDEGHHLPDKAIGHFAHYTRLRSTADWLEQTAKNLTKLLAQHPLPGDLGKLIEQVPELAREIKTQQQFMFSMCEQIADFKTGEDMEGRERPRHRFVGGLIPDHVRETGIELKKGFSRLTDLFTRLTDLLKEGMDGEVNIGIASNQAEEWYPLFGSLLSRASGNWELWTAFTTEDPEDNPPMARWLTLAESGSLFDIEVNASPILAAEMLRRNLWNVAYGALVTSATLTALGTFDRFRMRAGLPKKAVTAVVPSPFHHADAGVLRVPDLRADPRDAAAHTAAIIRDLPELVEGSRGSLVLFSSRKQMQDVFDGLDRDWRKQVFIQGNLSKQETLNKHKARVDGGDASVLFGLASFAEGVDLPGAYCEHVVIAKIPFSVPDDPVEAALAEWIEARGGNPFMEISVPDASLKLVQACGRLLRTEQDRGTITLLDRRLVTQRYGKAILNALPPFRREIS
- a CDS encoding DUF1145 domain-containing protein, which codes for MKVFWGLGKVLTLLFWLVVLVNLLHPLVHPIQLLVNLTGGLLLALHLLEVLLFNSSLKGRAHPWRDRLQILLTGIFHLQTFKAPAPVEASHA
- a CDS encoding CopD family protein, whose protein sequence is MTAFALAYALHVLAALVWVGGMFFAWMVLRPAAVAALEGPARLKLWAAVFPRFFVWVWVAVVLLPISGIGLLHLRFSGFETAPRYVQVMMGLYVVMTALFIRIQSLQLPTLRQAVADEDWPTGATTLGNIRKLVGINLIIGLVLVAVAAARPMF
- a CDS encoding OmpA family protein, giving the protein MSIVRTALPLVLLTSVLTGCAGLQKTDWPTCAAVGGVGGAALGAIESSSWAGYGALLGAGVAAGYCWVHGDGDEDGDGVPDSRDKCPGTPKGVQVDANGCPPTPVAAVEEVVVVKEETIVIRDVHFEFDSARLTAADKAKLDTIATRLKQEAPSAQLRVTGYTDSVGSDAYNQRLSEKRAHSVTEYLIGAGVPRGSFVSVAGGGESHPVADNKTADGRALNRRTEIKINR
- a CDS encoding OmpA family protein, which produces MSLLSRAALPVLLLGSLLTGCATHSDGTAPLNQRTWPICSLIGGLVGGGLGAIESGGWAGGGAALGLVTGGLICYAQDGDQDDDGVFDRRDRCPDTPANTPVDNRGCPLPQYPAAPPPAVEPAPQSEVITLSDQGDVLFAFDSAELTPQAREQLQGLLAKLQGADVVSIQVVGHTDSQGTDAYNQKLSERRASSVAAFLLSQGLAPNKLTSQGKGESEPVADNATEEGRAQNRRVELHLQR